From the Portunus trituberculatus isolate SZX2019 chromosome 8, ASM1759143v1, whole genome shotgun sequence genome, the window cagcagtagtggctgtagtgtgtagtcctgtgtgtgtgtttgggggtgggggggccaatatttaaacttatgtataagaatgcattaatcaacaattaatgggcaacttcAACAATTtagggtaaaacactcgaatctagggtaaaatcgacaaaaatctagagtaagatttcatcaactcatggaagcactgcgcttgaatacaataacaccctgcctcagttccaccacaccatcgcccctggcaagagtgttatcctacttctgcgtttactgactcaagttcttagtatcttgctcaatggcaccaaagagaaaacttcttagtgacagcagtgatgctaagaaaaggaaaaccattatgctacaagaaaaagaggacataagtaaaagacatgaaaagggaggcagcagctgtgtgtgagggagggaagaagaaaatgggaagcccattaccatgacaacggggaggttgacgaccttgagggctcgcacacccatcacaacaataacaactccggagcctgcgcctgggccacacgacactcgcacctgacttgcaccgtctgcgcctgtctgctgatccctattgccctttcctattgcatttcctgccccgctgcccacgcttctactcccaccgcactgcactatgctcccagctgtccgtcctgtgggcgtcacaacattcgacctgcccaccctcctggcggcctcaggcgtccacccctctcggcaacctgcagtccttcgcgttcgtggccctaatcaacaacaaaaacaagcttgtttcatattcctacatagttgtaaataatataacaatataacctttaacttacctgaatgaccataaacaatgattggatgaaaactcgataatatgctttgaaatgtacggaaactcgagttacatacaaaatcaacttacgtcatgtttcaggaacgtaactctgacgtaaaccgagaccttactgtatatatactcgtatatatatatatatatatatatatatatatatatatatatatatatatatatatatatatatatatatatatatatatatatatatatatatatatatatatatatatatatatatatatatatatatatatatatatatatatatatatatatatatatatatatatatatatatatatatatatatatatatatatatatatatatatatatatatatatatatatatatatatatatatatatatatatatatatatatatatatatatatatatatatatatatatatatatatatatatatatatatatatatatatatatatatgtctatacatatatgtctatatatatatatatatatatatatatatatatatatatatatatatatatatatatatatatatatatatatatacacacacatagtggagactcaataatcaaacttaattaattccaaatggctgtttgagtattgaAATGTTCGACTATccatacctataaatcaggtaatttgttctaatcttagcaaaacctcaagtttataaaaatttcaatgtatagtggtacttcgacatacaaatttaattcgttccttgacgatcgttgtatataaaaaaaattgtatagcaaatcaatttttcccataaaaattaatggaaatagaattcatTCATTCTAGTGATACGAATTTACCCAccccaaaaaattaacatgctttaaataccaaccaaatatagattcaatataagataaataaaatgtttattgtatgtatgatataaatgtactacattgcccaaaataacaacttaacccgcagAACTTGGGACACGTCGATAGATGTTCATCACGCAAGATAGACGTTTAGGCGTTTTGgagctatattttggctattttcttcccgtcttCTTTACTTGTGAGCTGACAACgttcatcaggagtaaacacatgctatacgtcactgtgtcaccaactcccacgatggatggtAGTAGCGaaagtgatttcactgtgtccaattccaccacctctcccacgcgccttacttctacacctcgggtctctcACCATGTAGCGGGGACACAACATTTGAATGaaagtggtatcagaacaggcgacaggagagagagagaaagagagagagagagagagagagagagagagagagagagagagagagagagagagagagagagagagagagagagagagagagagagagagagagagagagagagagagagagagagagagagagagagagagagagagagagagagagagagagagagagagataaaaggggcccgttttctatcgctctactcaaggccgctgaacctgatcggacgcaaggccacgaaCACCAATCATACCAcgtcattcaacctgtgatattttggtaaccatagcatctagagacttctgttttttttgcattgcaaagaggaggagTTGCTTGTGGACAGAACATAATTTATACTCACTCGTTTCTCTTTTAACACCTTATATGCTTTAAAGGCCCTGGGGTTCTCAGAATGATACACCAACAATGGTTTGACTTTACAGTTACTACTAGTGTTAGCGAACAGGGCCAAGTCATAGATATGCACACTACATTCATATTTTGCAAttatcttgtgtttcatatccaTTGCGAGACTCTTTTAagttccttcttttacttttggAACCCATGATCACAGGGTCATGAGTTcacaaaatttaagaaaaaaaaacacactgccgaggagcacagacacatacatgcacaaaggacgAACAATAATACACAACACGAACTGAATGTTTGGGTGGACACGGGTAGCCGAGCGATCCCTGCGCCACCTATCGacggctattcgtatcttaaaaatatcttcgcATTTTGGGGCATAAATTACATGAAATTTTTcgtcatgtaaaaaaaattgcatcTTGGAGTGTTCATATCTCaaagtattactgtattatttttataattttgatttgtgcatactgtaagtgaaggctggtgatggataacttagacgAGGTGGGGAGaaaggtagggaggaggaggagggaagtcatTGGAgaatgagtcaccatccatgaaatcttctttgtaacttttctcctggtgtgattcctgtgaatacACTAGTGGAGTGCTGTGGTTCACTAATACTTGCACTCTCACAAGATTCCTTATtctcatcactaataagcctctttggtgccatcgcAAGTTTAAAAAGGCAAAACTATCAACAGAATGCAGatgaatattgtttttttctcaagactgtggcaggactagggataCGCACTGGCATTCGTATACCGGTATTACTGGTTAATAAGGTATCAGAACAagacagtggtggcagtgagaagggagaggacagaCCTTTGTATACAACTAAATGTCCAGCCATTTGATTACcaaatattttcaccactaataaacctttggtgttaatgtaagtttttaaatgaaaaaatacagacaGAATGCACAAGATTGTTATTTTAATGACCACAGCAGCACAACTGgcaaagggaggggagggagaggccaggaagcctttgtttacaaccatgtgtgtggatGCTTAActattagatattttttttaagtattaaattgaacttttgcatttgagtattgaaaagtttgagtatttagatTTTCGACTAATGAATCTCCACTGTATACAGTGGAGATTCACTACTCAAACTGTATACAGTGGAGATTCATTACTCAAACGTCTAAATCctcgaacttttcaatactcaaatgcAAAAGTTCAATTCAATACTCAAAAAAACACCTAAAAGTTAAACATccacacacgtggttgtaaacaaaggcttctggcctctccctcccctccctctgccAGTTGTGCTGCTGCGGTCAATAAATTAACAATCTTGTGCATTTTGTctgtagttttccatttataaacttatgtTAACACCAAAggtttattagtggtgaaaatatctggtaatcaaatggcCACACATTTGGtctacaaagctctgtcatctcccttcttgcagCCACCATTGTACCATTCTGATAccatattactggtaataccggtAATACCCTAATACCAGTACAGGGAGTCCTCGGGCTACGACGGTCTCGACTTACAACGTTTCATGGTTACGAACGCGcccataaaaacataaaaattaatattagGCGTCATTCCATCTTACGTGGTTTTGCGTCATAAGCGACGTAAACAAACACGAACTAGTTTCGGGCGCGCAGCGGAAGAATACgctttgttgtggttgtagggTGAGGAAGACAGCGTCTCAAGTCTCTGTACATACGCCATTTTGGTTGTttgcaccgtctctctctctctctctctcttggttatggCTCCCAAGGGTAAGGCAGACTCTTCTGAATGTAGTGcatcaaagaagagaaaggccaTCACCATGGAAGTTAAAGTGGACATTATAAAGAGATCACAAAAGGgagaaacaccaacaaacattgGCCGGTCGCTTGGACTTAGTCGTTCCACTGTGGCTACCATCATCAAAGATAAAGAGCGCATTATGGAACATGTGAAAGGATCTGCTCCTATGAAAGCAACAGTGATAACCAAGCAGCGTAGTGGTCTAATTATTGAGATGGAAAGATTATTGGTGGTTTGGTTGGAAGAACAAAATCAACGGCGTATTCTAGTGAGCCTTATGGTGATTCAGGAGAAGGCGAAAAGATTGTTTGAGGCACTGAAAgatgaaaaggggaaaggaagtgaaagtgaagagtTTGTGGCTAGTAGGGGTTGGTTTATGCGATTTAAGGCTCGGGCCAATTACCATAACCTTAAAGTGCAAGGTGAAGCTGCTAGTGGTGATGAGAAAGCAGCAAGTGAATTTCCTAAAGCGTTGGCTGAGATAATTAAGGAGGAGGGTTATTCTGCTCATCAAGTGTTCAACGTGGATGAGACAGGCTTATTTTGGAAACATATGCCTGACCGCACTTACATCGCCAAGGAGAAGTCAGCACCAGGTCATAAAGCCAGCAAGGACAGGATAACTTTACTTTTTTGGGGAAATGCTGCTGGCGACTTCAAACTGAAGCCCTTCCTTGTGTATCAGGCTGAAAATCCAAGGGCACTCAAGGGCATTTGGAAGAGTCAACTACCAGTCATTTTGAAGGCAAATAAGAAGGCATGGGTGACACTTGCAGTGTTTGAGGACTGGTTCATCAACTATTTTGTGCCAAGTGTGGAGTGGTATTTGGCCTCCAAGGGTATCCCTTTTAAGGTGTTGCTAGTGCTGGACAATGCCCCTGGACACCCTGCCCACCTGGGAGACTTTAACCCTAATGTCAAGGTGGTTTACCTTCCACCTAATACCACGGCCCTGTTACAGCCTATGGACCAAGGAGTGATAGCTTCGTTCAAGGCCTACTACCTCCGAAGGACAATTGCTATGGCTTTACAGGCAACTGAAACCAAGAAGAATTTGACCCTAAAAGACTTTTGGAAATCCTACAACATCCTTGATGCCGTGAAGAACATTGCTGATTCCTGGGAGGAGGTtaagcaaacaaacatgaatGGTGTTTGGAAAAACTGTGTCCTCAATTTGTGGGTGATTTCCATGGGTTTGAGGACACAGTTCAGCATGTTATTAAGAATGTTGTTGCCCTGAGTAAGGAAACTGATTTGGAGATGGAGGTTGATGATGTTACAGAGCTGCTGGAATCTCATGGAGAGGAGTTATCTGCTGAGGACCTGATACAACTGGAGAAGCAGatcatagaggaagaagaagaagcacccaCCCCAGAGCCTAGGGCTTTCACAAGGCAGGGCTTGGCAAGAGGTTTTGCTGAGATGCATCAAGCGTTGGCAACTTTTGAGGCTATGGATCCCAACTTTGAAAGATTCACTAAGGTTTCCAGAGGCATCATGGATTTGATGCAATGTTACAAGGAGATCTTGGATGAGAAGAGGTTGCTCTCTGTTCAGAGTAACCTGGAGCAGTATTTTAAGAAGGTAGAGAGGCCTGCAACAGATCCTGTACTCTCTACCTCAGCTGCCTCTACTACTCCAGACTCACCTGCCCCAGAATCTCCAGCACCTTCTGAATGTTCTGCCTCACCTCCAGGGTCACCTGCCCCAGTTTCTCCAGCACCAGGAggttctccctcacctccagaCTCACCTGCCCAAGCATCTCCAGCACCTGAAGGTTCTGCCTTTCTTGATTCACCAGCCCCAGTATCTCCAGCACCTTCTGCAGCTTCCTCTACACAATAAGCCTGTATCTCCCTCCCTTGCAATGCCTCCTTCCAGTATGCAAGCCAACCAAAGGAATCAAGGCaagaaatttgttttttttccgatGTTGCGTCTTACACCGAAATTTGGGTTACGACGCGTGTCAGGAACAGATCAACGTCGTAACCCGAGGACCCCATGTATACTGGTTGCCGGtgcacatccctagtcctgTTGCAGTGTTgagaaaacaacattcttccgtgttctgtcagtagtttttcatatagaaacttacaatggcaccaaagaagcttattaatgatgaaaataaagaatctggtgagagtgcaagtgttagtgagccacgccactccattagtggattcacaggatttacaccaggagaaaagttatagaCTTTTATGGAAGGGGACTGGTCCTTCcgcaaccttcctcctccccacctttctcccatcctctactaagttatccatcaccagccttcacttatggtatatacaaatcaaaattgaaaaagaaaaaaaaaaaaaactgaaatttttataaaactTAAGggtttgctaagattagaacgaattacATGATATATAGGTATCAATAgccgaactttttaatacttgaacagccatttggcACAAAtcaagttttatatatatatatatatatatatatatatatatatatatatatatatatatatatatatatatatatatatatatatac encodes:
- the LOC123499765 gene encoding tigger transposable element-derived protein 1-like translates to MAPKGKADSSECSASKKRKAITMEVKVDIIKRSQKGETPTNIGRSLGLSRSTVATIIKDKERIMEHVKGSAPMKATVITKQRSGLIIEMERLLVVWLEEQNQRRILVSLMVIQEKAKRLFEALKDEKGKGSESEEFVASRGWFMRFKARANYHNLKVQGEAASGDEKAASEFPKALAEIIKEEGYSAHQVFNVDETGLFWKHMPDRTYIAKEKSAPGHKASKDRITLLFWGNAAGDFKLKPFLVYQAENPRALKGIWKSQLPVILKANKKAWVTLAVFEDWFINYFVPSVEWYLASKGIPFKVLLVLDNAPGHPAHLGDFNPNVKVVYLPPNTTALLQPMDQGVIASFKAYYLRRTIAMALQATETKKNLTLKDFWKSYNILDAVKNIADSWEEVKQTNMNGVWKNCVLNLWVISMGLRTQFSMLLRMLLP